From the genome of Ziziphus jujuba cultivar Dongzao chromosome 6, ASM3175591v1, one region includes:
- the LOC107430048 gene encoding GDSL esterase/lipase At5g41890 isoform X1, whose product MKMDGCSKTCVYLLFLMLIIDLFFNAMPCVSFTSYVFGDSLVDAGNNDYIFTLSKANSPPYGIDFKPSGGRPTGRFTNGRTISDIVGQALGAKSFPPPYLAPNTQSDALHGGINYASGASGILDETGYLFIGRIPLSEQVKYFEENRSYMVNAMGENVTKEILNKAIFSLTIGSNDVLSYIQPSIPFLGHNKVSPTLFQQFMVSNFTIHLKRLHELGARKFIVVGVGPLGCIPYVRALNLLPSGKCSVEVNEFIQGYNNKLKDTLKQLNKDLGPQSVFVYANSYDIFMRIIMSYRQYGFEDSDGPCCGGYFPPFICLKGKNGDNSSVMCSDRSKYVFWDAYHPTEAANLIIAKELVDGVGDESITSPINIRQLYNYNYSK is encoded by the exons ATGAAAATGGATGGATGTAGCAAAACTTGTGTgtatttactatttttaatGTTGATTATTGATCTATTTTTCAATGCAATGCCATGTGTGTCTTTCACTTCATATGTGTTCGGGGACTCTCTAGTGGATGCTGGAAACAATGACTATATATTCACACTTTCGAAGGCCAATTCGCCTCCATATGGGATCGATTTCAAGCCCTCCGGTGGAAGACCTACAGGTAGATTCACAAATGGGCGGACCATATCGGATATTGTAG GTCAAGCTCTCGGAGCCAAGTCATTTCCTCCACCATACCTGGCCCCAAATACTCAATCCGATGCACTTCACGGAGGAATAAATTATGCATCTGGAGCCTCAGGAATATTGGACGAAACAGGGTATTTATTT ATTGGAAGAATTCCACTGAGCGAGCAAGTGAAGTATTTTGAGGAAAATAGAAGTTATATGGTAAACGCAATGGGAGAGAATGTTACAAAAGAAATCTTAAACAAGGCAATCTTCTCGCTAACAATTGGGTCTAACGACGTTCTGTCCTATATTCAACCATCAATACCTTTTCTTGGGCACAACAAGGTCTCCCCCACTCTATTCCAACAATTTATGGTCTCTAACTTTACTATACACCTAAAG cgaCTGCATGAGTTGGGAGCCAGAAAGTTCATAGTAGTTGGGGTTGGACCTCTAGGTTGCATACCATATGTCCGTGCCCTAAATCTATTGCCAAGTGGGAAATGCTCGGTCGAGGTTAACGAATTCATTCAAGGCTACAATAACAAACTCAAGGACACGCTCAAACAATTAAACAAGGATTTGGGTCCCCAGTCTGTCTTTGTTTATGCCAATTCCTACGATATCTTTATGAGGATTATTATGTCTTATCGCCAATACG GGTTTGAGGATTCAGATGGACCATGTTGCGGTGGGTATTTTCCTCCATTCATTtgcttaaaaggaaaaaatggagACAATAGCTCGGTAATGTGCTCGGATCGATCTAAGTATGTGTTTTGGGATGCATACCATCCAACAGAAGCAGCTAATCTCATCATTGCAAAGGAGTTAGTAGATGGCGTTGGCGATGAGAGCATTACATCTCCGATCAATATCCGCCAGCTTTATAACTATAATTACTCCAAATGA
- the LOC107430048 gene encoding GDSL esterase/lipase At5g41890 isoform X2: MKMDGCSKTCVYLLFLMLIIDLFFNAMPCVSFTSYVFGDSLVDAGNNDYIFTLSKANSPPYGIDFKPSGGRPTGQALGAKSFPPPYLAPNTQSDALHGGINYASGASGILDETGYLFIGRIPLSEQVKYFEENRSYMVNAMGENVTKEILNKAIFSLTIGSNDVLSYIQPSIPFLGHNKVSPTLFQQFMVSNFTIHLKRLHELGARKFIVVGVGPLGCIPYVRALNLLPSGKCSVEVNEFIQGYNNKLKDTLKQLNKDLGPQSVFVYANSYDIFMRIIMSYRQYGFEDSDGPCCGGYFPPFICLKGKNGDNSSVMCSDRSKYVFWDAYHPTEAANLIIAKELVDGVGDESITSPINIRQLYNYNYSK, translated from the exons ATGAAAATGGATGGATGTAGCAAAACTTGTGTgtatttactatttttaatGTTGATTATTGATCTATTTTTCAATGCAATGCCATGTGTGTCTTTCACTTCATATGTGTTCGGGGACTCTCTAGTGGATGCTGGAAACAATGACTATATATTCACACTTTCGAAGGCCAATTCGCCTCCATATGGGATCGATTTCAAGCCCTCCGGTGGAAGACCTACAG GTCAAGCTCTCGGAGCCAAGTCATTTCCTCCACCATACCTGGCCCCAAATACTCAATCCGATGCACTTCACGGAGGAATAAATTATGCATCTGGAGCCTCAGGAATATTGGACGAAACAGGGTATTTATTT ATTGGAAGAATTCCACTGAGCGAGCAAGTGAAGTATTTTGAGGAAAATAGAAGTTATATGGTAAACGCAATGGGAGAGAATGTTACAAAAGAAATCTTAAACAAGGCAATCTTCTCGCTAACAATTGGGTCTAACGACGTTCTGTCCTATATTCAACCATCAATACCTTTTCTTGGGCACAACAAGGTCTCCCCCACTCTATTCCAACAATTTATGGTCTCTAACTTTACTATACACCTAAAG cgaCTGCATGAGTTGGGAGCCAGAAAGTTCATAGTAGTTGGGGTTGGACCTCTAGGTTGCATACCATATGTCCGTGCCCTAAATCTATTGCCAAGTGGGAAATGCTCGGTCGAGGTTAACGAATTCATTCAAGGCTACAATAACAAACTCAAGGACACGCTCAAACAATTAAACAAGGATTTGGGTCCCCAGTCTGTCTTTGTTTATGCCAATTCCTACGATATCTTTATGAGGATTATTATGTCTTATCGCCAATACG GGTTTGAGGATTCAGATGGACCATGTTGCGGTGGGTATTTTCCTCCATTCATTtgcttaaaaggaaaaaatggagACAATAGCTCGGTAATGTGCTCGGATCGATCTAAGTATGTGTTTTGGGATGCATACCATCCAACAGAAGCAGCTAATCTCATCATTGCAAAGGAGTTAGTAGATGGCGTTGGCGATGAGAGCATTACATCTCCGATCAATATCCGCCAGCTTTATAACTATAATTACTCCAAATGA
- the LOC107430067 gene encoding beta-carotene isomerase D27, chloroplastic, with amino-acid sequence MVLLSFQATQLIVPQAQRVSLRSKQSIRCGIAEPSGKPAPLGQKTKYNDGFFEKAFMTLFARKMEKFAANSPKAEKKGWWEHDYESFVDVSKRVMQGRSRIQQQQVVREVLLSMLPPGAPAQFRKLFPPTKWAAEFNAALTVPFFHWLVGPSEVIEVEVNGEKQQSGVHIKKCRYLENSGCVGMCVNMCKIPTQDFFTNEFGLPLTMIPNFEDMSCEMVYGQVPPPFEEDPVSTQPCYAEICSMSNPSSSVCPKLQA; translated from the exons atggtGCTTCTAAGCTTTCAAGCAACCCAGTTAATCGTCCCACAGGCACAGCGTGTGTCGTTGCGTAGTAAACAGAGCATCCGGTGTGGGATTGCAGAGCCATCGGGAAAGCCGGCTCCTTTGGGACAAAAGACGAAATACAACGATGGGTTTTTTGAGAAGGCATTCATGACTCTGTTTGCCAGGAAGATGGAGAAGTTTGCAGCTAATTCACCGAAAGCAGAGAAGAAGGGTTGGTGGGAGCATGACTATGAGAGTTTTGTGGATGTCTCAAAGAGAGTAATGCAGGGAAGGTCTCGTATCCAGCAGCAGCAAGTGGTTCGGGAGGTTCTCTTGTCTATGCTCCCTCCAGGTGCGCCTGCTCAG TTTAGGAAACTGTTTCCACCAACGAAGTGGGCTGCAGAATTCAATGCTGCATTGACTGTGCCTTTCTTCCACTGGCTTGTTGGGCCTTCTGAG GTTATAGAAGTAGAGGTGAATGGAGAGAAGCAACAAAGTGGAGTCCACATAAAGAAGTGCAG GTACCTGGAGAATAGTGGCTGTGTAGGCATGTGCGTGAACATGTGCAAGATTCCAACTCAAGACTTCTTTACCAATGAATTTGGGCTTCCATTAACCATGATCCCCA ATTTTGAAGATATGAGTTGTGAAATGGTGTATGGCCAAGTCCCACCCCCATTTGAAGAGGATCCGGTGTCTACACAGCCATGTTATGCTGAAATAT GCTCTATGTCAAATCCCAGCTCCAGTGTCTGTCCAAAATTACAAGCTTGA
- the LOC107430069 gene encoding endoglucanase 1, with the protein MSHSPKISVIMHVLFLTLCSASLCCYAFTAQEYSDALEKSILFFEGQRSGKLPSNQRLKWRGNSGLSDGSSYHVDLVGGYYDAGDNVKFGLPMAFTTTLLAWSVIEFGDSMHGQIENARAAIRWSTDYFLKAATATPGTLYVQVADPNMDHHCWERPEDMDTPRNVYKVSAQNPGSDVAAETAAALAAASIVFRSSDPSYSSKLLQTAMKVFDFADRHRGSYSDALSSVVCPFYCSYSGYNDELLWGASWIHAASQNGSYLDYIRSNGHTLGADDDDYSFSWDDKRAGTKVLLSKSFLEKNTEEFQLYKAHSDNYICSLIPGTPSFQAQYTPGGLLYKGSASNLQYVTTSAFLLLTYSKYLNLNGGAVKCGTSTVTADKLISQAKKQIDYILGDNPAKMSYMVGFGERYPQRIHHRGSSVPSVHDHPDHIACNNGFQYLYSSSPNPNVLVGAIVGGPDSKDNFSDDRNNYQQSEPATYINAPFVGAVAFFSANTHTNQ; encoded by the exons ATGTCTCATTCACCTAAAATTTCCGTAATAATGCATGTTTTATTCTTGACTCTTTGCTCTGCCTCTTTATGTTGCTATGCATTCACTGCTCAAGAATACTCTGATGCGCTTGAAAAATCCATCCTCTTCTTTGAGGGACAGCGCTCTGGGAAATTGCCATCTAATCAGAGGCTCAAATGGAGGGGAAACTCTGGCTTGTCTGATGGCTCCTCTTATCAT GTGGACCTAGTAGGTGGATACTATGATGCCGGAGATAATGTCAAGTTTGGACTCCCAATGGCCTTCACCACTACATTATTGGCTTGGAGTGTTATTGAGTTTGGTGACTCAATGCATGGCCAAATTGAGAATGCCAGAGCAGCCATTCGTTGGAGCACAGATTATTTTCTAAAAGCAGCCACTGCAACCCCTGGAACCTTATATGTCCAA GTGGCAGATCCTAACATGGATCACCACTGTTGGGAGAGGCCGGAAGACATGGATACTCCACGCAATGTGTACAAGGTGTCCGCTCAAAATCCAGGTTCTGATGTTGCAGCAGAGACTGCTGCTGCATTGGCTGCAGCTTCAATTGTGTTCAGAAGCTCTGACCCTTCTTATTCATCAAAATTGCTTCAAACGGCCATGAAG GTCTTTGATTTCGCAGATAGGCATAGAGGTTCTTACAGTGACGCTCTCAGTTCAGTTGTCTGCCCATTTTACTGCTCTTATTCAGGATACAAT GATGAACTACTTTGGGGAGCGTCTTGGATTCATGCAGCCTCGCAGAACGGTTCATACTTGGATTATATCAGGTCCAACGGCCACACGTTGGGTGCAGATGATGATGATTACTCCTTCAGTTGGGATGACAAGCGAGCAGGAACAAAGGTCCTTCTTTCCAAG AGCTTTTTAGAGAAAAATACAGAGGAATTCCAATTATACAAAGCACATTCAGATAACTATATATGCTCTCTAATTCCAGGGACACCAAGTTTCCAAGCCCAATATACTCCGG GTGGTCTTCTCTACAAAGGAAGTGCGAGCAATCTGCAGTATGTAACTACCTCAGCATTCCTCCTCCTTACATACTCCAAGTATCTGAACTTGAATGGAGGAGCTGTGAAGTGCGGGACCTCAACAGTAACAGCAGATAAGCTCATCTCACAAGCCAAAAAGCAGATTGACTACATTTTAGGTGACAATCCAGCAAAAATGTCTTACATGGTGGGGTTCGGTGAGAGGTATCCGCAGCGTATCCACCATAGGGGTTCGTCTGTACCATCTGTACATGACCATCCTGATCATATTGCCTGCAACAATGGATTTCAATACCTCTACTCTAGCTCACCAAATCCAAATGTCCTTGTTGGTGCCATAGTTGGTGGCCCTGATAGCAAGGACAATTTCTCTGATGATCGGAATAACTATCAGCAATCCGAGCCAGCTACATACATCAATGCTCCTTTTGTTGGTGCTGTTGCTTTCTTCTCAGCCAACACTCACACGAACCAGTAA